A genomic stretch from Erigeron canadensis isolate Cc75 chromosome 9, C_canadensis_v1, whole genome shotgun sequence includes:
- the LOC122582010 gene encoding protein MOS2-like has product MKKLSFALQSSKPPKPSIKPSSSSSSIQKQFVTEFDPSKTLSDPNSQNPKIIPPISNNWQPYDKSDNPNLQFETSDSIIEPVDPNIVYGLNLRVKKDPDEGLRESNVNSGSGMDSLMLNRYRNDISKLPDDRGMDEFVGMAVEDFGAALLKGYGWVEGRGIGRNAKEDVKVVEIFKRTGKEGLGFVNDIPMPLSKNDKESGVKRDGNVGSGDRIGKDKNLNVNRIDRNGGERKGNDRKSNDSRREHKDDKKDKKRSRDRYEYETPKKSWLNSRIRVRIISKELKGGRLYLQKGEIVDVVGPTTCDISMDTSREIVQGVDQEFLETALPRRGGPVLVLYGRHKGVYGSLQDKDMDNETAVVRDADTHALLNVKLEQIAEYVGDPDDIAYY; this is encoded by the coding sequence atgaaaaaactatCATTTGCTCTGCAATCATCAAAACCCCCAAAACCATCCATCAAgccttcttcatcatcatcatctattcAAAAACAATTCGTTACAGAATTCGACCCATCTAAAACCCTATCCGACCCGAATtcccaaaaccctaaaatcatTCCCCCAATTTCCAACAACTGGCAGCCTTACGATAAATCCGATAACCCCAATCTCCAATTCGAGACCTCCGATTCGATCATCGAACCCGTTGATCCGAATATCGTATACGGTCTCAATCTTCGGGTTAAGAAGGACCCGGATGAGGGTCTGAGAGAGAGTAATGTGAATTCGGGTTCTGGGATGGATAGTTTGATGCTGAATAGATATAGGAATGATATAAGTAAGTTGCCTGATGATAGAGGGATGGATGAGTTTGTCGGTATGGCGGTTGAGGATTTCGGGGCGGCCTTATTGAAAGGTTATGGGTGGGTTGAAGGGAGAGGGATCGGGAGGAATGCTAAAGAGGATGTTAAGGTTGTCGAGATTTTCAAACGAACCGGGAAAGAAGGGCTTGGGTTTGTTAATGATATACCCATGCCCTTGTCGAAAAACGATAAGGAAAGCGGCGTAAAACGAGACGGGAATGTTGGTAGTGGTGATAGGATAGGTAAAGATAAAAACTTGAATGTAAATCGGATTGATAGGAATGGCGGTGAGAGGAAGGGTAATGATAGGAAGAGTAACGATTCGAGGAGGGAACATAAGGATGACAAAAAGGATAAGAAAAGGAGTCGAGATAGATACGAATATGAAACACCGAAAAAATCTTGGTTGAATAGTCGGATCAGGGTTAGGATCATTAGCAAAGAGTTAAAAGGCGGGAGGTTGTATTTACAAAAGGGTGAGATTGTGGATGTTGTAGGGCCGACTACGTGTGATATATCCATGGATACTAGTAGGGAGATTGTACAAGGAGTTGACCAGGAGTTTCTCGAGACTGCGTTGCCACGACGTGGGGGGCCTGTTCTTGTTTTGTATGGTAGGCATAAGGGTGTGTATGGGAGTTTACAGGACAAGGATATGGATAATGAGACTGCGGTTGTTCGTGATGCAGATACACATGCGTTGTTGAATGTTAAGTTGGAGCAAATTGCCGAGTATGTTGGAGACCCTGATGATATTGCATACTACTGA